In one Bos mutus isolate GX-2022 chromosome 19, NWIPB_WYAK_1.1, whole genome shotgun sequence genomic region, the following are encoded:
- the COX11 gene encoding cytochrome c oxidase assembly protein COX11, mitochondrial produces MGGLWRPAWRRVVFCGWSWSHLGRPTRAAERAEPCLRPGRSGPAGTEQGLRRLGTWRRPSPAEQPARRPKSTNPYTRSQEEDWRRRNKTVLTYMAAAAVGMLGASYAAVPLYRLYCQTTGLGGSAVAGHASDQIENMVPVKDRIIKITFNADVHASLQWNFRPQQTEIYVVPGETALAFYKAKNPTDKPVIGISTYNVVPFEAGQYFNKIQCFCFEEQRLNPQEEVDMPVFFYIDPEFAEDPRMVNVDLITLSYTFFEAKEGHTLPVPGYNSNQQLSPASNL; encoded by the exons ATGGGAGGGCTCTGGCGTCCGGCTTGGAGACGCGTCGTTTTCTGCGGGTGGTCTTGGAGCCACCTTGGGCGCCCAACCCGGGCTGCTGAGAGGGCAGAGCCGTGTCTCCGGCCGGGGAGGAGCGGGCCGGCGGGTACTGAGCAGGGACTGAGGCGGCTTGGGACATGGAGGCGCCCGAGCCCGGCGGAGCAGCCGGCTCGGCGGCCGAAGAGCACGAACCCCTACACGCGCTCGCAGGAGGAGGACTGGCGGCGGCGGAACAAGACGGTCCTCACCTACATGGCCGCGGCGGCGGTGGGCATGCTGGGCGCGTCCTACGCCGCCGTGCCCCTTTACCGGCTCTACTGCCAG ACTACTGGACTTGGAGGATCAGCAGTAGCAGGTCATGCGTCAGACCAGATTGAAAACATGGTACCTGTTAAGGATCGCATCATTAAAATCACCTTTAATGCAGATGTGCATGCAAGTCTCCAGTGGAACTTTAGACCTCAGCAAACAGAAATATAT GTAGTGCCAGGAGAGACAGCACTGGCGTTTTATAAAGCTAAGAATCCTACTGACAAACCAGTAATCGGAATTTCTACATACAATGTTGTACCATTTGAAGCTGGAcagtacttcaataaaatacag TGCTTCTGCTTTGAAGAACAAAGGCTTAATCCACAAGAGGAAGTAGATATGCCAGTATTTTTCTACATAGATCCTGAATTTGCTGAAGATCCAAGAATGGTGAATGTTGATCTCATCACTCTTTCTTACACTTTTTTTGAAGCAAAGGAGGGGCATACGTTGCCAGTCCCAGGCTATAATTCAAATCAGCAACTAAGTCCTGCTtcaaatttgtga